In Candidatus Planktophila sp., a single genomic region encodes these proteins:
- a CDS encoding carbohydrate kinase family protein: MKKILCIGDLALDVIALLKESINYGNDTASRISTHPGGQAANVSTWITRTNTKAQLVARVGNDPVGFALISDLDKYGVEHLNLMRSGRPTGVVVILVDANGERTMFPDNGANADLEVSDLPLLEDVDGVYISGYALLDFRSRDAVLAMIKKIKAAAIPIFFDPTTTGAMKIVPLEEVLSWVGLMDGILLNAEEALYLGDATTIEEAEENLKKFTPLVVIKLGSRGAMAIYNDQSARVAAVTTNVVDTTGAGDSFAAGFIPMWLETRDLETALSAGTALAAKCVATVGARPPLN, from the coding sequence ATGAAGAAAATCCTATGTATCGGTGACCTTGCTCTAGATGTTATCGCCCTGCTCAAAGAGAGTATTAACTACGGCAATGACACTGCAAGTCGAATCTCAACACACCCAGGTGGACAGGCAGCTAATGTCTCAACATGGATCACGCGGACAAATACCAAAGCCCAACTCGTTGCACGGGTAGGAAATGATCCAGTCGGTTTTGCTTTAATCTCAGATTTAGATAAATACGGTGTGGAGCATTTGAATTTAATGCGCTCCGGACGGCCAACCGGTGTCGTTGTTATCTTGGTCGATGCCAATGGTGAGCGAACTATGTTTCCGGATAACGGCGCTAATGCCGACCTAGAAGTTAGCGACCTGCCACTTCTGGAAGATGTCGATGGTGTATACATAAGCGGTTATGCCTTACTTGATTTTCGCAGCCGCGATGCCGTTTTGGCAATGATAAAAAAAATTAAAGCCGCCGCAATTCCTATATTTTTCGATCCAACTACAACTGGTGCGATGAAGATTGTGCCCCTTGAAGAGGTCTTATCGTGGGTAGGTCTCATGGATGGCATCCTGCTCAACGCCGAGGAGGCGCTTTATCTGGGTGATGCCACAACCATTGAAGAGGCAGAAGAGAATTTGAAGAAGTTCACACCTTTAGTCGTTATTAAACTCGGCTCACGCGGTGCAATGGCCATCTATAACGACCAATCGGCAAGAGTCGCGGCGGTCACAACTAATGTCGTCGATACAACTGGAGCTGGAGATTCATTTGCCGCAGGCTTTATTCCCATGTGGCTTGAAACACGTGACCTTGAGACCGCCCTATCGGCCGGAACAGCGTTAGCTGCAAAGTGTGTTGCAACTGTTGGGGCGCGCCCTCCCCTGAATTAA
- a CDS encoding pseudouridine-5'-phosphate glycosidase: MKSAIKYSTEVSDAIAAGNPLVALESTIISHGLPRPSNLSVAIECEEIIRAHGAVPATIALLDGVVHVGLENFELEAIANREDISKASIRDLAIIIAQGKSAATTVAATAHIAAIAGIKIFATGGLGGVHRGANESFDESADLTALSQLDMTVVCAGVKSILDVHATLERLETLAIGLVGFKTNSFPGFYLTDSGFDIEHRVDSPDEIAAIIKARTSISTQFKSLIVANPVKKEMAKARHDQILAAGLAKAAYDGVDGKAVTPFLLEHFHIASHGESLSINTEIIKSNCALAADIAVALQ, translated from the coding sequence ATGAAGAGTGCAATTAAATACTCCACCGAAGTTTCAGATGCAATCGCAGCTGGAAATCCTTTAGTTGCCCTCGAATCTACGATTATTTCTCATGGTTTGCCACGTCCGAGCAATTTATCTGTCGCTATCGAATGTGAAGAGATTATCCGTGCACATGGCGCAGTACCAGCAACTATCGCCCTTCTAGATGGTGTTGTGCATGTTGGACTCGAAAACTTCGAATTAGAGGCAATTGCCAATCGTGAAGATATTTCCAAAGCTTCAATACGCGATTTAGCGATCATTATTGCCCAGGGAAAAAGTGCGGCAACAACTGTTGCTGCCACAGCTCACATCGCTGCAATCGCAGGCATCAAGATCTTTGCCACGGGCGGTCTTGGCGGCGTGCACCGTGGAGCAAATGAGTCCTTCGATGAATCAGCAGATCTAACAGCCTTGTCTCAACTAGATATGACCGTGGTATGCGCCGGTGTAAAGTCAATTCTTGATGTTCATGCAACACTTGAGCGCCTTGAAACCCTTGCAATAGGCCTTGTTGGCTTTAAGACCAATAGCTTTCCAGGTTTCTACTTAACTGATTCGGGTTTTGATATAGAGCACCGAGTTGATAGCCCCGATGAAATTGCTGCAATTATTAAAGCTCGTACTTCAATATCGACTCAATTCAAATCATTAATAGTTGCAAATCCAGTTAAGAAAGAGATGGCAAAGGCACGCCATGATCAAATTCTTGCTGCAGGTTTAGCCAAAGCGGCCTATGACGGAGTTGATGGAAAAGCAGTGACTCCATTTCTCTTAGAGCATTTTCATATTGCATCCCATGGTGAATCTCTCTCCATTAATACAGAAATTATAAAATCTAACTGTGCCTTAGCTGCTGACATTGCGGTCGCTCTGCAATGA